A section of the Felis catus isolate Fca126 chromosome B2, F.catus_Fca126_mat1.0, whole genome shotgun sequence genome encodes:
- the MRPL14 gene encoding 39S ribosomal protein L14, mitochondrial — protein sequence MAFFAGLWCPFTRAGRALSQRSFSTTGSLDAIQKMTRVRVVDNSALGNTPYHRPPRCIHVYNKSGVGKVGDQILLAIKGQKKKALIVGHRMPGPRMTPRFDSNNVVLIEDNGNPVGTRIKTPIPTSLRQREGEFSKVLAIAQNFV from the exons ATGGCTTTCTTTGCTGGGCTCTGGTGCCCCTTCACCCGTGCAGGCAGAGCCCTCAGCCAGCGCAGTTTCAG cACCACTGGGAGCCTCGATGCAATTCAGAAGATGACGCGCGTACGTGTGGTGGACAACAGTGCCCTGGGGAACACCCCATACCATCGCCCTCCTCGTTGCATCCACGTCTATAACAAGAGTGGGGTGGGCAAGGTGGGTGACCAGATACTGCTGGCCATCAAGGGACAGAAGAAAAAGGCACTCATTGTGGGGCATCGCATGCCTGGTCCCCGGATGACCCCCAGGTTTGACTCTAACAATGTGGTCCTCATTGAGGACAATGGGAACCCTGTGGGGACCCGAATTAAGACACCCATCCCCACCAGCCTGCGCCAGAGGGAAGGTGAATTTTCCAAAGTGCTGGCCATTGCTCAGAACTTTGTGTGA